A window of Quercus robur chromosome 12, dhQueRobu3.1, whole genome shotgun sequence genomic DNA:
GTTTTGTATCGAGCCCTATTGTTCATTAGCTTGTTCacgaacaattttttttttttttgcttgagctTAGCTTATTTATcaaacaagcctaaaactaaggctcAAGCTTAGCTTATAAACAAACGAACATGAACGAGTTTTTTATCGAGCCGAGCCCAAGTTGTTCATGAACGGCTTGGTTTGTTTACAGCCCCTCAACAACATGATGTCATGTCATCTcatatatattaccaaaattcAGAGTAATTTTGAGCATGATATTATAATTACTAATTAATCACCAAACTATATTCTCTATTAAAGAGTAATAGTGAATTATTTTGGAATTGAACATTATCTCTTGTTAGAATCTTTCAAATCAATTCTCGGTCACTTTCTTCTTCGGACATTTGGAAACCTACTCATCACAATATGAAAAAAGATGCCTCTCCTTTTTATTCTGTTCGGTGATCATCACGTCAAAATTATGCGTATATCTAAAAGAAAGTtcatgtaattttcaaagttGCATATATCGCCACGTATCTGCAGCCAATAAAAAGCTAATAATCTTTATGTTGGTTCAATTTGCATAACTGGCTCTACACAAAGCAAGCACAAGGGCCATCACTGTAGAAGTGAAGAGTGATCATGACATCCATTTTCAAAACCATCCATACACCCATGTGTTAACTTATTAGCAGATTACAACTTACGTACTCCACACACGCgcgcacacatacacacacaatgTTCCTTAGATTGAGatttaattgtttgatttccctattattttattttcatttttctttctttttcccttacggtttctcaacaaccaaacaactATGGAAGAGAGCAATTATATAGTTGACAAGGCACAATTTagtcccatttttttttttaaatgcatgtGCATATTTCTTCTGTTAAAATTAACCATTTAAGCGATACGAAGATATTGAAATAAAGTTATAACATTGAAGAGTTAATTATACATTTCAATAATTCATGATGTTAAGTGTAATTGAACTCGTAGTTTAGATGATTGGAAAAGTATAATTTGCCTCTATTTTTGGGGAGCAAGGACCAACTATGTGTATATCTGGGGTGGATTTGCTGTTATTAAGATGTTCGTTGTCTTGTTATTAAgatgttcataaaaaaaaaaagatgttcaTTGTCTTGTTTTCTTGTATTCACTTTTGACCAAGTGGGCTGATTTTCTCCGCATTGTAATGGAGACATTTTCCTTCACACATTTGTGCATGAGTTCACTTCCTCATACTTCCATGATACATAGATTTTGACCCAAACATTATGGAAAATAACTTGGAATGTGCTACCAACCAAAGGAGTACTAAAGATTCCCAATCGATGCAATCGCTTGTCCGCTCTGCAGTGGTGAGCCAAAGACATTTTCATCTCATGCCGTCTAGGTAGCATTCAAGTAATGCCCTTTGATTTCACCTGTTTCAGCCTACGCTTTATAAATTGCTTCGGCAATAGCAAAAATAATCTGAGCTCAATCACCATGGCCATTAAGATTCTCCTTCTACAGCTTTAGAAACTCTAGTGACTGGGTGAGTATTCTTTTGAATGCTAGCTATATCTTACACGTATAGAATGAAGAATTCCAGaactttttttgttatttggatGACTCACAACTCTCTTGTTAAGGAGACTGACCAAATTGATGGGGTTTGAAATGAGCGCGGAATTGTGGATTCATTAAATATATGTAGAATAAATTTGAGattaaattgctaaaatttaatagaatttgaaatgagtttaagatttatattttttaataaacttgGATTTAGAATAGATACTTTTAACCCAAACCtgtcttttttcattttttattaaatgcaCTGAAATGAACCAAAGTAGAACGAATGGACCGAAATGTTAAGCTAATATGGTTGTaggagcgtagcaacaataCATGTTACACTTTAGCATTTAGATATTAATAGATAGATAGATTAAtgttattcaagaaaaaaataaaataaaacaaaagatataAGGAGAGAGGCAGAGAAGATGAACAGAATATATGGTAAAGTAGTTGTAGGAGTGTCAATTCTGGTGAATGCATGTCAAGAACTagaatacaaagaaaaatacttcTTCGGTTCCTGGCATCACATATTTGGATTAGATGAAGGTTCTCAGTCACTGTATGTACAGTTATTTGGTTTGTTATTTATCATTAGTGACAAAGAAGGTTGACTATCGTTGGGATGCTTCACAATTATTTGTTAATCTAGATGCAAATATTAGAAGTTTCCGAACTGTAGATATCTTAACTATGAAACAAGTCGTTGATCTCCAACCATATGACTATATGAGTCATCTTTCCATTAATGCTTTTCTAGAAACAAAATAGTGATGCTTTAAACTTAGTTGTTTCAAGTATAAATCAAGATACTTATGACAACACAAAACATGACAATCTGTTCATCTTTGCTTTAAGTATTCATCTAAAGATCTAAATATTCTCCCTATTTGCATTTAGAGCTGGTCAAGATACCTGCAAAACAAGTTGAATTTCAATGGCttacccaaaaatttaaaagatgatattCAATGTCACAGGATTCCCCAGGTGCATGTAGGCATCTTTGTACATAAGCTGTTGCTTTCTTCTTTACTCTACAACACTCACTtttccaatacttttttttcaaCTTGTGTGAAGTGAGCATCCTCGGATTTTCAATGCAAAACGTGCATTCAAAGTTTGTGTCACACGTTGCTGTGCATACAatctacaaattataaaatatgttCACTCCAAcatatctcatatatatatatatatatatatatatatatatatatatatacatatatggtTATCACTATCAGTCCTGAAATTTTGAGACAGAATTTTGGATAAATACTCACCCAGTGCCAGAACACAGGTTTTACATTGAAGTTGAATTCGTTATTATTAACTCCAACCaatcttttctcaaaaaaaaaaaaaaaaaaaaaactccgaCTAATCCTAATATTATTCCCAAGGAGTATTCAATTTTTAGCCATCTTAACAAGTACATGTAAAAACTTTCTCAATCAAAGAACTATACCACAATATACAGTAAACTCCGAAACCATAAGCCTTATTGATAAATAAGGAGCAAGGTGTATCTATGGATTTCGGGCAACTTCCACAGATCAGAAAAACAAACTGTCTCTTACTTACGTTTGACTATCAATGGGGGCTGAAGAGAGTAGTTCTAACACAATATTAATtgatcatttaaaattttatttcacatCAAAAGGGAGGGTTGAGCAGCATTAACCACAAAGTAGAAGTTGACCACATTATCACCACTGAGGCTTTCGAAGTTTGACATTGCAGATAACCATCCTAGTCCCTAGATTAGCTCCGTCCATTCCAACATGACACAGTGACGGCAAGGATGAGTCTAAACACTATAACTTTTTCTCTCCCAGTGGAAGGACTTAATATTCTGTAAATATTTTTACCAATTAAACATTGGGATTTTGTAGATTTTCTGTTAAATTCTATGGATGAGTTTATCAGAACAATTTATAATATGCAAACCAAAGATTTGAAGCATCCAAATTCCATGCTGAGTTAACTCGATCCCAATGAGTTCTTGCTGTGAACCGAATCCTCCattcaaaaaatcattataCTACACTCAGCCACCACCAAACTGGGTTCTGTTCGACCTTGCAGTAAATTACCATTAGTCACCATTAGGCACTTCTCATTATAACCCCAGAGAAGAATACATCAAGCAAATTCAGTCCCAGAAGCTCATGTGGGCGATCTGCAGGAGCTGCATTTTATCAGCAACCCAGGAGGTACATTTTCTAAGCCTAGATTAGGTCTTTTAGCTTTCTCAGGGACCATCCATACATCAAGACCCAACTTTGCAGATCAATCAGGATATTCTCCACACAGCTTTTAGCAGATTCAAAGAAAAGTAGAAGACCCTTCTGCGCAAACTTAAAGTTTTTCCAGTCTATTGTCTTTGAGAACTACAATGTGCTACGATTATCACTTCATGCCCAGCCCAATTAAGAATCAGCCTTAGTAATCAATTTATTCCCTATACAACTACAATCATTGCTGTATGTTTACATACCCCTGAGCAAAAAAgtacacaaacaaacaaataatgtATGAAACTAAAAATAGTCTATTAAAGATCAATGATTTGAGTTAAATAATATCATGTATCCTGTAAAAGGGATCATCCAACTAGGCAAAAATTCAGTGATCATGTCAATCAAACCAGAAAACTTAAGCGTTAATATCCACAAAATGAATACCAATAAAAGTTGAAGCCACAAACTCTGCAAGTTTAAGAATGCACCCAAAGACAGTAAATTTCCATTATCAAAGTAGATCACCAGGTTGAGTTTGACTAcatatctaaaagaaaaaggagaaacaTGATTAGATAAAGAAGTTCTCAAGATTCAAGAATGAaactatttctctttcttttctgaGGATCAACTATTGACATATTGCAGGTTTACTAGAAGAAGAATTTGCAGGAAGAAGAGTGCCTTGAGACCTGTGTCTTCAACATTTagcaataataaaaataggtgCCAATTGCCATAAGCTCAGgacacaaatacaaaataaaatgactttGGAGTCAAGCTAAGATATGAGATATCCAATAGTACTTAAAAAGGTTGTAAGCAGAAacacaaaagataaaaaatcatGATATTAATAACAAGGAGactcctatttatttatttctttttttttccttactcaTGGGGGTATTGGACACAAGTTGTAAAATATAAACATGAATCCCGTTTAAAATTAAGAATCCCATGTCACAGATCAATAACTGAGATTGTTGTCTTGGAGATCACATATCCAGGAGAAAATGGTACATGATAATGCAAATGCTTTATCCAATAAGTATAAAATGTTAAACTAGCAATTGAATAAAATGTCAAGAACTAAATTTAAGTTGGAACCAAATGTTACAATCGTTCAGCATACCTTCTCAGATTGATGCCCTACCTCTAGATGATATGTCTTACCGCGATACACATTCCACAATTGAGGAACCTTGTCCTGAAATTTAATCACAAACTTCTCCAGAAAACACCTCTCACTAGGTAGTATGAAAGTTGATAGGGATAAATCATTCTTCAGCAAACCCTTAGCTTGCAACAACTGAATAACTGAACATCTAGGAATAATCCTCTTCTCCAAACTTAAAAATAGAACTGAAGGACTTCTAGCAATATCAGCCGATGGCCAACCCGATTTATTCACAAGGAAGTCCATTGCTTTTGTGATCTTATCTTCTGATATAAGCATACAATTTGGCTGTCTTTTAAAAGCTAGGAGAGCATCATTCTCGGACCAACCCCATCTCTTATAAAGCTCCAATTTTGAGTCCAGCATTGGTTTACTCATACTCAATACCACATTGATTGCTAGGACAAACACTGTTTTCAAGGGATCAAATCCCATTTCCTTAACCTCTTGTACAGCATTAACAAATCTAGTATGCTCAACGAACGCTGAACGTGTCAGATTAGTTACATAGAAAGAGATAACAGATTGAGGCGATCCGAGTCGTCTCAAAAGTTCAATATTTGGAACCATATTATTAGTGACATTATAACGGGGTGATCTCTTCAAAGTTGTAAGTACTTTCTCGTCAACAAGTAGTACACTCTTGAGGAAATCATAGCAGGGAATGATGTGTTTCTTCAAACTATTTCCTAGTAGAGATGGGTTTGCACAGAGGACCCTAGTGAGATCAGAACTTGAAACCCCCttagaaaggaaaaactcaatTTTGGGCAAAAGGGTCTTCTCAGGTTTAGTTGTAAGCACCTGTGGGATTAACCTGACAAGTTGGGAGATCTGGGTATTGGTGAAACCATTCTCTCTGAGAACATTAAGCACAGAGTCTGGTTTATCTGGTTTTTCAAAGTGTACCTTTTGGGATGCTAAAAGAGCAGATTTTGGGGACAACCCACATGAGTTTATGAGGTAAGACGCAGTAAAAgagtgtttttgtttgattatcaGTTGTTGAGTAGAATCAGATAAATTTATTGATGTGAATGATTTGGCAACAAAGTAAGCATTTTGGTGAAGAAAACCCAGTTGGGTTGTCCTATGTTTGAGAAATAAACCGAAcataattgaattgaattgactCACCGAGTTTGCCCAATCCAGCAAATGATGGCCTCTGAATTATTCTTCACGTGCTTcagcttcaaagttcaaacctaCTTTCTTctcccagaaaagaaaaaaaaaaaaggttcaaacCAACTTTCACAAAATCTAAGGTTCTCAagaatctcttcttcttcttttcttttcttttttgtttttgtaagaaCTGAAGCATTGAGGACGAGagaaagaaggagaggagtATGACTGTACGGGCCTGTGGGGGTATATGAAGTGAGCGTTGTGCCGTTTTCTTTATTAAACGGTAAGTCGTTTTGTCCTGGGAGAAAGGgtgtgttaattttttaaatatttttttagcaatGTAATTTCTCTTTTGTTAATCATTGTCACTAATGAAATGGTTTTAAAACTAGTATGATCAAAGAACCGGAAAAGCACCAAGTTCCTGGTTTTGGCTGGTTTTAGGGGTTTTTTACTTATTGAATTGGTGATTGGTTTCAAGTTGAACCAGTTGGTCTAGTCCGATTTCAAAATTATGCAATCTAATTTATCCCATCTGCCGTCTGAACTCcacaactaaaatttaaaaatgcttggatcaaaataaaatcttacgTTGACTATGGAGTCTGTGGTATATGCATCGTGTGAAAGTTTTGTAATAGATTGGTTTAGAATGATTAGATTGTAATAATATGTTATATCTTTGGTTCCAAGAAAAGCGTGCTCAAATCTGATTCACTAATAAATATTCTCAGAAATTTTTTGTTCACattgtaacctttttttttttttttttttttttttttaatgcattaaGGTTCGTTGTCTATTTGCTATCTCTTATGGTTTGTCTGCATCTTATTGATCAGCATCGGAGGAAAAGTTTCTAGCTTTTGAATTTCGGGACAATTAGTACATGGTTATTTTGGATAGGGGATCACCCACTGCTGCCTCATCTTGCATTCTTAAAACTTATGGGATTCTATCAGGAATAAGAATGAATGGGACCGAATAAGAAtgaatggaccgaataagatCGAAGTGGACATAATGGACTGAATGAGAGCAAAATAGACCAaataggaccgaagtggacagACTGAACTGatgtggactgaataggaccgaagtggacagaatgtaccgaatagaaccaaagtggacaaatAGCCCAAATAGGACTGAAGTGGATCAAATTAGATAGAATTAACCGAATAGGACCAAtttggactgaataggaccaaatagaaccaaagtagACATAATGGatcgaataggaccaaagtgaaccgaataggactgaagtgtacaaaataggaccaatgtggactAAATGGACCGAATTAGACTGAAATGGATAGAATAATACCGAATGGgccaaattggactgaatagaacTTTAGTGAAGATAATGGACTAAATAGGATCAAATTGGGCCGAAGATGATAGAATGGATCGAATAGAACTAATGTGGACCGAATAagtttttgaatatttatcatttttattgcatttttagggctcatatttctaattttgaatgtctattttagtatttttatttgtattttttaactcaaaactaaagagtagccaaaatataataaattttcatatttttcaatccaaaaatgaagggaaaaaaaatgaatttttgagttaaacttgaaaagaaaacctataaaagaaaaatcaatttgACGCCCCAATTAGTCTAAAATGGACTGAAGGGAGACCAAAATTGACCGAGTAGACCGAAGTAGACCTAATGAAACCGAATagaaattatttagtttttaacgagaacaaattatcttcaaaaagtttgagaggaaaaattatacattatattacaatataaaataattatttattcccaCGCATCGTAACGATAAAAGTTGAAGCCACAAACGTTGCAAGTTTAAGAATGCACCCAAAGACAGTAAATGACCATTATAAAAATAGATCACCAAGAGTGAATTGAGTTTAACTACATATCTAATCTAAAGAAGGGGAGAAACGTGATTTAGATAAAGAAGTTCTCAAGATTCACGAACGCAACTATTTCTCTATATGTTCTGACAATGAACTTAAGAGAAATCAACAATGTGTCAGGCATCCTCCTATTTCAGATCTGATAAATGACATATTGCAAATTAACTGGAAGGTGAATTTGTGGGCAGAAGAGTGCCCTGTGAACTGTGTCTTCAGCATATAGCAACCATCACAACAGGTGCCTTATGATGAGGACACTCTCATAATAGAAAACTACATTGGAGTAAAGCTAAGATATGAGATATCCAATAGCACTTCAAAAGGTTGCAAGCaacaataaaaatagataataatagAGCCATTTATAACAAGGAGATTCCTATTTAAGTTTTTGCTCCCTATTTTTGGGGGTATTGGACACAAGTAGAAAAATATAAACGTGAATCAGGccttttatttgaaattaagaATCCATGTCACAGATCAATAACTGAGATTGTTGTCTTGGAAATCACTTATCCAAGTGAATACAGTACAATATAATGCAAATGCTTTATCCAATAAGTATTAAATGTTAAGCTAGCAACTGAATAAAAAGTTAAGAACTAAATTTAAGTCATAAAGCGCTACAAAGGTTTAGCCCCACATACCTTCTCAGATTCGTGTCCTACCTCTAGAACATGTgtcttaccccaatacacatTCCACAATTGAGGAACGTCATCCTGAAACTTGATCACAAAATTCTCCAGAAAGCCCATACACCTAAATCATTCTTCAGCAAACCCTTGGCAAGCAAACTTTGAATAACCAAACATCTAGGGGTAATCCTCTTctctaaattgaataaaattattataggaTTCCTAGTAATAACTGCAGATGGACAACCCATTTTATTCACTAGGAAGTCCACTGCTTCTGTGATCTTCTCTTCTGATAAAAGCATACAATGTGGCCGCCTTTTAAAAGCCAAGAGAGCAACATCCTTGGACCAACCCCACCTCTTATAAAGCTCCAATTTTGATTCCAGCATTGGTTGTCTCATAATTGAAACTACTTGGATTGCCTCAACAAGCACTCTTTTCAAGGATCAAATCCCATTTCCTTAGCCTTGTGTACAGCCTCAACAAATCTAGTATGCTTATTCAATGCAACACGTGGATAATTCGTTACAAAATAAGAGATAGCAGACTGAGGCACTCCAAATTGCCTCAAAAGTGAAACGTTTGGAACCATATTATTTGCGGCATCAACAATTGTTGAGCACTTGAAAGTTTTAAGGACTTTATCGTCGGCAAGTAGTACACTCTTGAGGAAATCATATCAGCGAATAAGATGTTTCTCTAAGCTCCTACTCAACAGTACTGGGTTCAAAGAGAGGATCCTAGGGAGCTCAGAGCCTGAAGTCCCCTTAGAAcggaaaaattcaatttttggcAAAAGGGTCTTCTCAACATCCCATAAAAGTAACTGTGGGCAGGGCCTGACAAATTTGGAGATCTGGGTATTGGTGAAACCATTCTCTCTAAGAAGATTAAGCACTGAGTCTGGTTTCTCTGTGTTTTCAAAGTGTAATGAGTCTGGGACAATCCACAAGAGTTTATGAGGTGAGACACCCTAAAAGAATGTTTTTCTTCTTGACCTTCTTGTTGTTGACTAGAATTATCAGGTGATTTCAATGATGCGAATGATTTGACAATAAAGTAAGCATTTTGGTGAAGAAAACCCAGTTGGGTTGTCCTATGTTTGAGTAATACGAATCGTGTTGAACAGAGAAAACCAAACATAACTGAATTAAATAGACTCACTGTCACCGACTTTACCTGATACAGCAAACCTTCATGGAATGATGGCCTCTGAGCTACTCTTCATGTGCTTCTGAGTTTCACAAGTGCTTGAGCTTCACAAAGAGTACAAAGTTCAAACAAACATTCACAACGTTCAACTCAACGGTATGTCTGGTCCTAGGAGTAAGAATGCGCTGTTTCTCTTTTTGCTAAAATCACAGGAACCAGGTTCgctttgataatttgataaatcGCAAACATCTACTGAAAGTGTGATTAACATGAGCAGAAACTCTTTCTTGCAGATTCACCAAAGTTTTTGAGGATCTTAAGTCAAGTCAAGCACATCTATGTAGCAAAGAAAAACATCAAAGAATATTATGGAGATTGGTACCAGGATGGAGCACACTACTGCTTGTAGAGGGGTTTAGAACAGAAACAGGAAATGGTGAGGAATTGCAATAGTGGCAAATtcaagagaaggaaaaaggtTTTTTGCTAGATGCTTTAGTGTGCTGACATAGGGTATGCTCGAGGTGAGATGTCTAGCAATCAGAGAAGCACTCTTAAAAGCAACCCACCTAAACATCAACTCACTCATCATCCTAATTCGGATCAAGGAAATAGAAGAAATGATCAGAAGCAACAGAAGCAGCAAGTGGAGAGCAGAGTCCATAGTTGCAGAAATACAAAGCATTTTGCGGACTTTCTGTGACTACATGCACACTCTAGGCGGCCTCCACTGGATGCcttttgttgaatttattgACTCTCTCTTTGTGATTGTATTCTTTGAAAAGGGATAGCACACATCTTACTATgtgtctttctcttttccttttctaataattttttttacttataaaaaaaaaataggaaagatAAATACCATCTTTGCTGTGCATCAAGCTGCACTGCAAGAATGTCAATGTTTAGCTAATATTGGCTTTAAAATTTTCATGAGCATTTTCTGAATATGTAATGACTGTAGTACTGGCTAGAACTCTCTCTAATCCGTTAACTTGCCCTTTTGTTGTATAAAAAAAGAGGGAtcatttttctgtttttcatgCATGTATTCTCATcttgatttcaaattttctataaaaacaaacaaagataaCCATCCTTGGACTTAAACAGATGTGTTAAAATGGTGTTAGACACAGCAAAccagcacac
This region includes:
- the LOC126709610 gene encoding uncharacterized protein LOC126709610; the encoded protein is MFGLFLKHRTTQLGFLHQNAYFVAKSFTSINLSDSTQQLIIKQKHSFTASYLINSCGLSPKSALLASQKVHFEKPDKPDSVLNVLRENGFTNTQISQLVRLIPQVLTTKPEKTLLPKIEFFLSKGVSSSDLTRVLCANPSLLGNSLKKHIIPCYDFLKSVLLVDEKVLTTLKRSPRYNVTNNMVPNIELLRRLGSPQSVISFYVTNLTRSAFVEHTRFVNAVQEVKEMGFDPLKTVFVLAINVVLSMSKPMLDSKLELYKRWGWSENDALLAFKRQPNCMLISEDKITKAMDFLVNKSGWPSADIARSPSVLFLSLEKRIIPRCSVIQLLQAKGLLKNDLSLSTFILPSERCFLEKFVIKFQDKVPQLWNVYRGKTYHLEVGHQSEKVC
- the LOC126708223 gene encoding transcription termination factor MTERF15, mitochondrial-like, producing the protein MKGVSPHKLLWIVPDSLHFENTEKPDSVLNLLRENGFTNTQISKFVRPCPQLLLWDVEKTLLPKIEFFRSKGTSGSELPRILSLNPVLLSRSLEKHLIRSLKRVLVEAIQVVSIMRQPMLESKLELYKRWGWSKDVALLAFKRRPHCMLLSEEKITEAVDFLVNKMGCPSAVITRNPIIILFNLEKRITPRCLVIQSLLAKGLLKNDLGVWAFWRIL